Proteins encoded together in one Ictidomys tridecemlineatus isolate mIctTri1 chromosome 3, mIctTri1.hap1, whole genome shotgun sequence window:
- the Csnk1d gene encoding casein kinase I isoform X1: MELRVGNRYRLGRKIGSGSFGDIYLGTDIAAGEEVAIKLECVKTKHPQLHIESKIYKMMQGGVGIPTIRWCGAEGDYNVMVMELLGPSLEDLFNFCSRKFSLKTVLLLADQMISRIEYIHSKNFIHRDVKPDNFLMGLGKKGNLVYIIDFGLAKKYRDARTHQHIPYRENKNLTGTARYASINTHLGIEQSRRDDLESLGYVLMYFNLGSLPWQGLKAATKRQKYERISEKKMSTPIEVLCKGYPSEFATYLNFCRSLRFDDKPDYSYLRQLFRNLFHRQGFSYDYVFDWNMLKFGASRAADDAERERRDREERLRHSRNPATRGLPSTASGRLRGTQEVAPPTPLTPTSHTANTSPRPVSGMERERKVSMRLHRGAPVNVSSSDLTGRQDTSRMSTSQDWLLPHRPLGQVCWTPECMWPSEHPFPSSVPIPVCSVTAPIFNPRVQIRVLPSTSCF; encoded by the exons ATGGAGTTGAGGGTCGGGAACAGGTACCGGCTGGGCCGCAAGATCGGCAGCGGCTCCTTCGGAGACATCTATCTTG GTACGGATATTGCTGCAGGAGAAGAGGTTGCCATCAAGCTTGAATGTGTCAAAACCAAACACCCTCAGCTCCACATTGAGAGCAAAATCTACAAAATGATGCAAGGAGGAG TGGGCATCCCTACCATCAGATGGTGTGGGGCCGAGGGGGACTACAACGTCATGGTGATGGAGCTGCTGGGGCCCAGCCTGGAGGACCTCTTCAATTTCTGCTCCAGGAagttcagtctcaaaactgttcTGCTGCTTGCTGACCAAATG ATTAGTCGTATTGAGTACATTCATTCAAAGAACTTCATCCATCGAGATGTGAAGCCAGATAACTTCCTCATGGGCCTGGGGAAAAAGGGCAACCTGGTCTACATCATTGACTTTGGGCTGGCCAAGAAGTACCGGGATGCGAGGACCCACCAGCACATTCCGTACCGAGAGAACAAGAACCTCACTGGGACGGCGCGGTACGCCTCCATCAACACACACCTCGGAATCG AACAATCTCGAAGGGACGACCTGGAGTCTCTGGGGTACGTGCTGATGTACTTCAACCTGGGCTCTCTCCCCTGGCAGGGGCTGAAGGCCGCCACCAAGAGGCAGAAGTATGAGAGGATCAGTGAGAAGAAGATGTCTACTCCCATCGAAGTGCTGTGCAAAGGCTATCCCT CTGAGTTTGCCACGTACCTGAACTTTTGCCGCTCCTTGCGCTTTGATGACAAGCCCGACTACTCCTACCTGAGGCAGCTCTTCAGAAACTTGTTCCACCGCCAGGGCTTCTCCTACGACTATGTGTTCGACTGGAACATGCTCAAGTTT GGTGCCAGCCGGGCTGCAGATGATGCTGAACGGGAACGCCGGGACCGAGAGGAGCGATTGAGACACTCCCGGAATCCAGCCACCCGTGGCCTCCCTTCCACAGCCTCTGGCCGCCTGCGGGGGACCCAGGAAGTGGCTCCCCCAACACCCCTGACCCCTACCTCACACACGG CCAACACCTCTCCTCGGCCTGTCTCTGGCATGGAACGGGAGCGGAAAGTGAGCATGCGGCTGCACCGAGGGGCCCCAGTCAACGTCTCCTCGTCAGATCTCACGGGCCGACAAGATACCTCTCGCATGTCCACCTCACAG GACTGGCTTTTACCTCACCGACCTTTAGGACAGGTTTGTTGGACTCCAGAGTGCATGTGGCCTTCAGAGCATCCCTTTCCCTCCAGCGTGCCAATACCAGTGTGCTCAGTAACTGCCCCTATTTTTAATCCAAGGGTTCAAATAAGAGTTCTCCCCTCTACCAGCTGTTTCTAG
- the Csnk1d gene encoding casein kinase I isoform X2, giving the protein MELRVGNRYRLGRKIGSGSFGDIYLGTDIAAGEEVAIKLECVKTKHPQLHIESKIYKMMQGGVGIPTIRWCGAEGDYNVMVMELLGPSLEDLFNFCSRKFSLKTVLLLADQMISRIEYIHSKNFIHRDVKPDNFLMGLGKKGNLVYIIDFGLAKKYRDARTHQHIPYRENKNLTGTARYASINTHLGIEQSRRDDLESLGYVLMYFNLGSLPWQGLKAATKRQKYERISEKKMSTPIEVLCKGYPSEFATYLNFCRSLRFDDKPDYSYLRQLFRNLFHRQGFSYDYVFDWNMLKFGASRAADDAERERRDREERLRHSRNPATRGLPSTASGRLRGTQEVAPPTPLTPTSHTANTSPRPVSGMERERKVSMRLHRGAPVNVSSSDLTGRQDTSRMSTSQRSRDMASLRLHAARQGARCRPQRPRRTTY; this is encoded by the exons ATGGAGTTGAGGGTCGGGAACAGGTACCGGCTGGGCCGCAAGATCGGCAGCGGCTCCTTCGGAGACATCTATCTTG GTACGGATATTGCTGCAGGAGAAGAGGTTGCCATCAAGCTTGAATGTGTCAAAACCAAACACCCTCAGCTCCACATTGAGAGCAAAATCTACAAAATGATGCAAGGAGGAG TGGGCATCCCTACCATCAGATGGTGTGGGGCCGAGGGGGACTACAACGTCATGGTGATGGAGCTGCTGGGGCCCAGCCTGGAGGACCTCTTCAATTTCTGCTCCAGGAagttcagtctcaaaactgttcTGCTGCTTGCTGACCAAATG ATTAGTCGTATTGAGTACATTCATTCAAAGAACTTCATCCATCGAGATGTGAAGCCAGATAACTTCCTCATGGGCCTGGGGAAAAAGGGCAACCTGGTCTACATCATTGACTTTGGGCTGGCCAAGAAGTACCGGGATGCGAGGACCCACCAGCACATTCCGTACCGAGAGAACAAGAACCTCACTGGGACGGCGCGGTACGCCTCCATCAACACACACCTCGGAATCG AACAATCTCGAAGGGACGACCTGGAGTCTCTGGGGTACGTGCTGATGTACTTCAACCTGGGCTCTCTCCCCTGGCAGGGGCTGAAGGCCGCCACCAAGAGGCAGAAGTATGAGAGGATCAGTGAGAAGAAGATGTCTACTCCCATCGAAGTGCTGTGCAAAGGCTATCCCT CTGAGTTTGCCACGTACCTGAACTTTTGCCGCTCCTTGCGCTTTGATGACAAGCCCGACTACTCCTACCTGAGGCAGCTCTTCAGAAACTTGTTCCACCGCCAGGGCTTCTCCTACGACTATGTGTTCGACTGGAACATGCTCAAGTTT GGTGCCAGCCGGGCTGCAGATGATGCTGAACGGGAACGCCGGGACCGAGAGGAGCGATTGAGACACTCCCGGAATCCAGCCACCCGTGGCCTCCCTTCCACAGCCTCTGGCCGCCTGCGGGGGACCCAGGAAGTGGCTCCCCCAACACCCCTGACCCCTACCTCACACACGG CCAACACCTCTCCTCGGCCTGTCTCTGGCATGGAACGGGAGCGGAAAGTGAGCATGCGGCTGCACCGAGGGGCCCCAGTCAACGTCTCCTCGTCAGATCTCACGGGCCGACAAGATACCTCTCGCATGTCCACCTCACAG
- the Csnk1d gene encoding casein kinase I isoform X4, translated as MELRVGNRYRLGRKIGSGSFGDIYLGTDIAAGEEVAIKLECVKTKHPQLHIESKIYKMMQGGVGIPTIRWCGAEGDYNVMVMELLGPSLEDLFNFCSRKFSLKTVLLLADQMISRIEYIHSKNFIHRDVKPDNFLMGLGKKGNLVYIIDFGLAKKYRDARTHQHIPYRENKNLTGTARYASINTHLGIEQSRRDDLESLGYVLMYFNLGSLPWQGLKAATKRQKYERISEKKMSTPIEVLCKGYPSEFATYLNFCRSLRFDDKPDYSYLRQLFRNLFHRQGFSYDYVFDWNMLKFGASRAADDAERERRDREERLRHSRNPATRGLPSTASGRLRGTQEVAPPTPLTPTSHTANTSPRPVSGMERERKVSMRLHRGAPVNVSSSDLTGRQDTSRMSTSQNSIPFEHHGK; from the exons ATGGAGTTGAGGGTCGGGAACAGGTACCGGCTGGGCCGCAAGATCGGCAGCGGCTCCTTCGGAGACATCTATCTTG GTACGGATATTGCTGCAGGAGAAGAGGTTGCCATCAAGCTTGAATGTGTCAAAACCAAACACCCTCAGCTCCACATTGAGAGCAAAATCTACAAAATGATGCAAGGAGGAG TGGGCATCCCTACCATCAGATGGTGTGGGGCCGAGGGGGACTACAACGTCATGGTGATGGAGCTGCTGGGGCCCAGCCTGGAGGACCTCTTCAATTTCTGCTCCAGGAagttcagtctcaaaactgttcTGCTGCTTGCTGACCAAATG ATTAGTCGTATTGAGTACATTCATTCAAAGAACTTCATCCATCGAGATGTGAAGCCAGATAACTTCCTCATGGGCCTGGGGAAAAAGGGCAACCTGGTCTACATCATTGACTTTGGGCTGGCCAAGAAGTACCGGGATGCGAGGACCCACCAGCACATTCCGTACCGAGAGAACAAGAACCTCACTGGGACGGCGCGGTACGCCTCCATCAACACACACCTCGGAATCG AACAATCTCGAAGGGACGACCTGGAGTCTCTGGGGTACGTGCTGATGTACTTCAACCTGGGCTCTCTCCCCTGGCAGGGGCTGAAGGCCGCCACCAAGAGGCAGAAGTATGAGAGGATCAGTGAGAAGAAGATGTCTACTCCCATCGAAGTGCTGTGCAAAGGCTATCCCT CTGAGTTTGCCACGTACCTGAACTTTTGCCGCTCCTTGCGCTTTGATGACAAGCCCGACTACTCCTACCTGAGGCAGCTCTTCAGAAACTTGTTCCACCGCCAGGGCTTCTCCTACGACTATGTGTTCGACTGGAACATGCTCAAGTTT GGTGCCAGCCGGGCTGCAGATGATGCTGAACGGGAACGCCGGGACCGAGAGGAGCGATTGAGACACTCCCGGAATCCAGCCACCCGTGGCCTCCCTTCCACAGCCTCTGGCCGCCTGCGGGGGACCCAGGAAGTGGCTCCCCCAACACCCCTGACCCCTACCTCACACACGG CCAACACCTCTCCTCGGCCTGTCTCTGGCATGGAACGGGAGCGGAAAGTGAGCATGCGGCTGCACCGAGGGGCCCCAGTCAACGTCTCCTCGTCAGATCTCACGGGCCGACAAGATACCTCTCGCATGTCCACCTCACAG AATAGCATTCCTTTCGAACACCACGGCAAGTAG
- the Csnk1d gene encoding casein kinase I isoform X3 translates to MELRVGNRYRLGRKIGSGSFGDIYLGTDIAAGEEVAIKLECVKTKHPQLHIESKIYKMMQGGVGIPTIRWCGAEGDYNVMVMELLGPSLEDLFNFCSRKFSLKTVLLLADQMISRIEYIHSKNFIHRDVKPDNFLMGLGKKGNLVYIIDFGLAKKYRDARTHQHIPYRENKNLTGTARYASINTHLGIEQSRRDDLESLGYVLMYFNLGSLPWQGLKAATKRQKYERISEKKMSTPIEVLCKGYPSEFATYLNFCRSLRFDDKPDYSYLRQLFRNLFHRQGFSYDYVFDWNMLKFGASRAADDAERERRDREERLRHSRNPATRGLPSTASGRLRGTQEVAPPTPLTPTSHTANTSPRPVSGMERERKVSMRLHRGAPVNVSSSDLTGRQDTSRMSTSQIPGRVASSGLQSVVHR, encoded by the exons ATGGAGTTGAGGGTCGGGAACAGGTACCGGCTGGGCCGCAAGATCGGCAGCGGCTCCTTCGGAGACATCTATCTTG GTACGGATATTGCTGCAGGAGAAGAGGTTGCCATCAAGCTTGAATGTGTCAAAACCAAACACCCTCAGCTCCACATTGAGAGCAAAATCTACAAAATGATGCAAGGAGGAG TGGGCATCCCTACCATCAGATGGTGTGGGGCCGAGGGGGACTACAACGTCATGGTGATGGAGCTGCTGGGGCCCAGCCTGGAGGACCTCTTCAATTTCTGCTCCAGGAagttcagtctcaaaactgttcTGCTGCTTGCTGACCAAATG ATTAGTCGTATTGAGTACATTCATTCAAAGAACTTCATCCATCGAGATGTGAAGCCAGATAACTTCCTCATGGGCCTGGGGAAAAAGGGCAACCTGGTCTACATCATTGACTTTGGGCTGGCCAAGAAGTACCGGGATGCGAGGACCCACCAGCACATTCCGTACCGAGAGAACAAGAACCTCACTGGGACGGCGCGGTACGCCTCCATCAACACACACCTCGGAATCG AACAATCTCGAAGGGACGACCTGGAGTCTCTGGGGTACGTGCTGATGTACTTCAACCTGGGCTCTCTCCCCTGGCAGGGGCTGAAGGCCGCCACCAAGAGGCAGAAGTATGAGAGGATCAGTGAGAAGAAGATGTCTACTCCCATCGAAGTGCTGTGCAAAGGCTATCCCT CTGAGTTTGCCACGTACCTGAACTTTTGCCGCTCCTTGCGCTTTGATGACAAGCCCGACTACTCCTACCTGAGGCAGCTCTTCAGAAACTTGTTCCACCGCCAGGGCTTCTCCTACGACTATGTGTTCGACTGGAACATGCTCAAGTTT GGTGCCAGCCGGGCTGCAGATGATGCTGAACGGGAACGCCGGGACCGAGAGGAGCGATTGAGACACTCCCGGAATCCAGCCACCCGTGGCCTCCCTTCCACAGCCTCTGGCCGCCTGCGGGGGACCCAGGAAGTGGCTCCCCCAACACCCCTGACCCCTACCTCACACACGG CCAACACCTCTCCTCGGCCTGTCTCTGGCATGGAACGGGAGCGGAAAGTGAGCATGCGGCTGCACCGAGGGGCCCCAGTCAACGTCTCCTCGTCAGATCTCACGGGCCGACAAGATACCTCTCGCATGTCCACCTCACAG ATTCCTGGTCGGGTGGCTTCCAGCGGTCTTCAGTCTGTCGTGCACCGATGA